A region from the Deinococcus budaensis genome encodes:
- a CDS encoding DUF4391 domain-containing protein — protein MKPAEILDHLRLPDTALADQRIPKRLLLEHGTPTAADKRLIEAHVAGLHWNAVLRPDTVAIPAHSDAAHEYSEVHVLTLTTRDLTWPSAKAARLRELVHRAIPYPLLLLEAALEDSAEQTGLSLAHKRRSQATAGEVVLEGEVLPVPLSASPYLSACLPQLALDVRAFAHLRDLYRHWESAAVALLVAPVTGQYHLDPDPTTLRARLHDHDRLTREMGTLRSAATREKALSRRAELNLKIQALTRERAQLEEQMLDWPG, from the coding sequence TTGAAGCCTGCTGAGATTCTGGACCACCTGCGCCTGCCGGACACGGCCCTGGCCGACCAGCGCATTCCCAAGCGGCTGCTGCTGGAGCACGGTACGCCCACCGCCGCCGACAAGCGGCTGATCGAGGCCCACGTCGCCGGGCTGCACTGGAATGCCGTGCTGAGGCCGGACACCGTGGCGATTCCGGCCCACAGCGACGCGGCCCACGAGTACAGCGAGGTCCACGTGCTGACCCTGACGACGCGCGACCTGACGTGGCCGAGCGCCAAAGCCGCCCGCCTACGCGAGCTGGTTCACCGCGCCATTCCCTATCCCCTGCTGCTGCTGGAGGCCGCACTGGAAGACAGCGCGGAGCAGACCGGGCTGAGCCTCGCGCACAAGCGGCGCTCACAGGCCACAGCGGGCGAGGTAGTGCTGGAGGGCGAGGTGCTGCCCGTCCCCCTGAGCGCCTCACCCTACCTCAGCGCCTGTCTACCTCAACTGGCCCTGGACGTGCGGGCTTTTGCCCACCTGCGCGACCTCTACCGCCACTGGGAGAGCGCCGCTGTCGCCCTGCTGGTGGCTCCCGTGACCGGGCAGTACCACTTGGACCCCGACCCCACCACGCTGCGGGCGAGGCTGCATGACCATGACCGCCTGACCCGCGAAATGGGCACTCTGCGGAGTGCCGCCACCCGTGAGAAAGCCCTCTCGCGCCGGGCAGAACTGAACCTGAAGATTCAGGCTCTGACACGCGAGAGAGCCCAACTGGAGGAACAGATGCTAGACTGGCCTGGCTAG
- a CDS encoding PIN domain-containing protein: MTRFLLDTNVISDLFRGHAEVMAGFRRHAPQDLGISTLTVMEIEYGMERQPQARKKFGELWEGLQADLTLLPFEAPDARHTAQIRAALAAAGTPIGPFDLQLAGTARARRLTLITHNTAEFARVPDLKWQDWRTD; this comes from the coding sequence TTGACGCGGTTCCTGCTGGATACCAACGTCATCAGTGACCTGTTCCGGGGACATGCGGAAGTCATGGCCGGGTTCCGACGCCACGCGCCGCAGGACCTCGGCATCAGCACCCTGACCGTCATGGAGATCGAGTACGGCATGGAGCGTCAGCCGCAGGCCCGGAAAAAGTTCGGGGAACTCTGGGAGGGGCTACAGGCCGACCTCACGCTCCTGCCCTTCGAGGCTCCCGACGCCCGGCACACTGCCCAGATTCGCGCGGCCCTAGCCGCCGCCGGAACGCCTATCGGCCCCTTTGACCTGCAACTGGCCGGAACCGCCCGCGCCCGCCGCCTCACCCTGATCACCCATAACACTGCCGAGTTCGCCCGCGTTCCTGACCTGAAGTGGCAGGACTGGCGCACCGACTGA
- a CDS encoding type II toxin-antitoxin system Phd/YefM family antitoxin, which translates to MQTVNLYDAKNRLSQLVNAAEGGEVIIVARNGKPAAKLVPLDYGERREWSPAVQAFLGQADAYDPTAFTVDRSDLPEAQERDLF; encoded by the coding sequence ATGCAAACCGTCAATCTGTACGACGCCAAGAACAGGCTCAGTCAACTGGTCAACGCCGCCGAGGGGGGCGAGGTCATCATCGTGGCGCGGAATGGCAAGCCCGCCGCCAAGCTGGTGCCGCTGGACTACGGCGAGCGGCGGGAGTGGAGTCCGGCGGTTCAGGCCTTTCTGGGGCAAGCCGACGCCTATGACCCCACCGCCTTTACCGTGGACCGCAGCGACCTGCCGGAAGCTCAGGAGCGGGACCTGTTTTGA
- a CDS encoding WYL domain-containing protein, whose protein sequence is MTATTKTERILDLLELLGDGECSARDLVRRLGLPGNQLRSVQRDLRTLIDRNVLEVAPSGRYRRPVGVSSLNPVEALAVYSATRMLYHHAAEYNEHYLRAMDKLARQLPERARRVATLASEAYRNKPNAGGSRTFELVAQAWLEGRVLRFEYHSLQKVSAVELVIYFIELSPQNRQAYAIGVNRLKGGDRPFVFRLSRMRDATLLSDEGEIPEDFHPLKFLSNAWGIMTGDPVQVELFFSPAVRERVGETHLGDGAEVRVLASGHTRVVLTVGGWKELIPWILGWGGEVEVLEPPDLREAVARGHRAGAEVHTSGAPQGDER, encoded by the coding sequence GTGACGGCCACCACCAAGACCGAGCGGATTCTTGACCTCCTGGAACTGCTGGGTGACGGCGAGTGCAGTGCCCGCGACCTGGTGCGGCGGCTGGGCCTGCCCGGGAACCAGCTTCGCAGCGTGCAGCGCGACCTGCGGACGCTGATCGACCGGAACGTGCTGGAGGTGGCCCCGTCCGGCCGCTACCGCCGCCCCGTGGGGGTCAGCAGCCTCAACCCGGTGGAGGCCCTTGCGGTGTACTCAGCGACCCGGATGCTGTATCACCACGCGGCGGAGTACAACGAGCACTACCTGAGGGCGATGGACAAGCTCGCCCGGCAACTGCCGGAACGGGCGCGGCGGGTGGCGACCCTCGCGAGCGAGGCGTACCGGAACAAGCCCAACGCGGGCGGCTCACGAACCTTCGAACTGGTCGCGCAGGCCTGGCTGGAGGGGCGGGTGCTGCGCTTCGAGTACCACTCGCTTCAGAAGGTCTCGGCGGTCGAGCTGGTGATCTACTTCATCGAACTCAGTCCGCAGAACCGCCAGGCCTACGCCATCGGGGTCAACCGGTTGAAGGGGGGAGACAGGCCTTTCGTCTTCCGGCTCTCCCGGATGCGTGACGCTACGCTGCTCAGTGACGAGGGTGAGATCCCGGAAGACTTCCATCCTCTGAAGTTCCTGTCCAATGCCTGGGGAATCATGACCGGTGACCCGGTGCAGGTAGAGCTGTTCTTCTCCCCGGCGGTGCGCGAGCGGGTAGGGGAGACCCACCTGGGGGACGGCGCGGAGGTGAGGGTGCTGGCAAGCGGCCACACCCGCGTGGTCCTGACCGTGGGCGGTTGGAAGGAACTGATCCCCTGGATCCTGGGCTGGGGCGGCGAGGTCGAGGTGCTGGAACCGCCCGACCTTCGGGAAGCGGTGGCGCGGGGGCACCGCGCAGGGGCGGAAGTGCACACTTCTGGCGCACCACAAGGAGATGAACGTTGA
- a CDS encoding helicase-related protein, with translation MKLIRNQGADTVLNAWQAAGHAVSPQKLALATSNLSLFGLQEAWTDLNSTAQRQLIIPADLGALGLFGDEVDRTRRGRLNLPLLARRFAQWLEGTEVRFAAGPVPQSLIALHGQGGAQVFAGQCALTTEGLGSVPGNPLALIQASSSPEEAGLLAAWFEALWGAFPARPEVKQALLAHLRELAQPNVPDRLYHAVLYGVFKDLGGELDEERIVRSGTGIKETEVWKKLFRFQRDGVIGVIDKLERLGGCIVADSVGLGKTFTALAVIKYYELRNDRVLVLAPKRLRDNWTLYKANDVRNPLAADRLHYDVLNHTDLSRERGQSGEIDLAHVNWGNYDLVVIDESHNFRNKAAVNTRVTRYSRLMEQIIQSGVKTRVLMLSATPVNNRLADLKNQIAFVTEGEDDALATHGISSVEGTTRRAQLQFNAWQRLPEEERTPAKLTEMLGFDYFRLLDLLTIARSRKHIVRYYGTADTGKFPERLPPVNVKAGVDRRGQFPAIQDINTEIRKLSLAAYAPMKYLLSGKQEEYERRYLTRMDQSKYGKVFRQSDREQNLIHLLRVNLLKRMESAVHSFMLTLERQLADVERTIARLDAFDLRQADAPDISEPSIEDLAEDDPILETQGVGREVKVLLADMDRRRWRQDLEEDRSRLTALWENARQVLPAQDEKLALLRQVIESKLRQPLNAGNRKVIVFTAFADTAKYLYGQLADWALKEHGLHAALVTGSGSNRSTLPGLRTDLAGILTAFSPRSKGRPAELSGEGELDLLIATDCISEGQNLQDCDLLVNYDIHWNPVRIIQRFGRIDRIGSPNDRIQLVNFWPNMELDEYINLESRVSGRMMLLDISATGEENLIETQAGNVMNDLEYRRKQLLQLQSAVVDIEDLSSGLSLTDLTLNDFRVDLTTYLAGHPGEAERFDALPPAVFAPVFADAQIPSGTLFCLKAVTERSLKAARDYPLSPHYLIHVGEDGAALLPPTQAKHALDRLRKLCAGQERDPEAERQFDRLTRGGERMEVLQKQLSAALTAITGKAEERAAASLFSLGGTQTGKGSAAGLKDFEVVAYLAILPASGGKA, from the coding sequence TTGAAACTGATTCGGAATCAGGGCGCGGATACGGTCCTGAACGCCTGGCAGGCCGCCGGGCATGCGGTGTCCCCCCAGAAACTTGCTCTGGCCACGTCCAACCTTTCCCTCTTCGGTCTGCAGGAGGCCTGGACTGATCTCAACAGCACCGCACAGCGGCAGCTGATCATCCCGGCGGACCTTGGGGCGCTGGGCCTGTTCGGCGACGAAGTGGACCGCACCCGCCGGGGTCGCCTCAATCTGCCCCTGCTGGCGCGGCGGTTCGCGCAGTGGTTGGAGGGCACGGAGGTGCGCTTCGCCGCGGGACCCGTCCCGCAGAGCCTGATCGCCCTCCATGGTCAGGGCGGCGCTCAGGTGTTCGCGGGGCAGTGTGCGCTGACCACCGAGGGCCTGGGCAGCGTGCCAGGAAATCCGCTGGCGCTTATTCAGGCGTCGAGTTCGCCGGAGGAAGCGGGGCTGCTGGCCGCGTGGTTCGAGGCCCTGTGGGGGGCCTTCCCAGCACGTCCGGAGGTCAAGCAGGCGCTGCTGGCCCATCTGCGCGAGCTGGCCCAGCCGAACGTGCCTGACCGCCTGTACCACGCCGTGCTCTACGGGGTCTTCAAGGATCTGGGCGGGGAACTGGACGAGGAGCGCATCGTTCGCAGCGGCACGGGTATCAAGGAAACGGAAGTCTGGAAGAAACTCTTCCGGTTCCAGCGGGACGGCGTGATCGGCGTGATCGACAAGCTCGAGCGCCTGGGCGGCTGCATCGTGGCGGACAGTGTGGGGCTGGGAAAGACATTCACGGCGTTGGCGGTCATCAAGTACTACGAACTGCGCAATGACCGCGTGCTGGTGCTGGCCCCCAAGCGGCTGCGGGACAACTGGACGCTGTACAAGGCCAACGACGTGCGTAATCCCCTGGCAGCGGACCGGCTGCACTACGACGTCTTGAACCACACTGACCTCTCGCGGGAGCGCGGTCAGAGCGGTGAAATCGACCTTGCACACGTGAACTGGGGCAACTACGACCTGGTGGTTATCGACGAGTCACACAACTTTCGCAATAAAGCCGCCGTCAACACCCGGGTCACACGGTACTCGCGCCTGATGGAGCAGATCATCCAGTCCGGTGTGAAGACCCGGGTGCTGATGCTCTCGGCCACGCCAGTCAACAACCGCCTCGCGGACCTGAAGAATCAGATCGCCTTCGTGACGGAAGGGGAAGATGACGCGCTGGCGACCCACGGCATTTCCAGCGTGGAGGGCACCACCCGGCGTGCACAACTCCAGTTCAACGCATGGCAGCGCCTCCCAGAAGAAGAGCGCACACCCGCAAAACTCACCGAGATGCTGGGCTTCGACTACTTCCGGCTCCTGGACCTGCTGACCATCGCCCGGTCCCGCAAGCACATCGTGCGTTATTACGGCACGGCAGACACTGGCAAGTTCCCGGAACGACTGCCGCCCGTCAACGTGAAGGCGGGTGTAGACCGCAGGGGACAGTTCCCGGCCATTCAGGACATCAACACGGAGATCCGGAAGCTGAGCCTGGCGGCGTACGCCCCCATGAAGTACCTGCTCTCTGGCAAGCAGGAGGAGTACGAGCGGCGCTACCTCACCCGCATGGATCAGTCCAAGTACGGCAAGGTTTTCCGGCAGTCCGACCGCGAGCAGAACCTGATTCACCTGCTGCGGGTGAATCTCCTCAAGCGCATGGAGAGCGCCGTGCATTCTTTCATGCTCACGTTGGAGCGGCAGCTCGCGGACGTGGAGCGCACGATTGCCCGGCTGGACGCCTTTGATTTGCGGCAGGCGGACGCCCCCGACATCAGCGAACCCAGCATCGAGGATCTCGCCGAGGACGACCCCATCCTGGAAACGCAGGGCGTGGGCCGAGAGGTGAAGGTGCTGCTCGCCGACATGGACCGCCGCCGCTGGCGGCAGGACCTGGAGGAGGACCGCTCGCGCCTCACGGCCCTGTGGGAAAACGCCCGGCAGGTGCTGCCCGCGCAGGACGAGAAGCTGGCCCTGCTGCGGCAGGTGATCGAGAGCAAGCTCCGGCAGCCCCTCAACGCCGGGAACCGCAAGGTCATCGTGTTCACGGCCTTTGCCGACACCGCCAAGTACCTCTATGGGCAACTGGCGGACTGGGCCTTGAAGGAACACGGCCTGCACGCGGCCCTGGTTACAGGTTCCGGCAGCAACCGCAGCACCCTGCCAGGTCTACGCACGGACCTCGCAGGCATCCTCACCGCCTTCAGCCCGCGCAGCAAGGGCCGCCCGGCGGAACTGAGTGGAGAAGGGGAGCTGGACCTCCTGATCGCCACCGACTGCATCAGCGAGGGGCAGAACCTGCAGGACTGCGACCTGCTGGTGAACTACGACATCCACTGGAATCCGGTGCGCATCATTCAGCGCTTCGGACGGATCGACCGCATCGGCAGCCCGAACGACCGGATTCAACTGGTGAACTTCTGGCCGAACATGGAACTCGACGAGTACATCAACCTGGAAAGCCGAGTGTCGGGCCGCATGATGCTGCTCGACATCTCCGCGACCGGTGAAGAAAATCTGATCGAGACGCAGGCCGGGAACGTGATGAACGACCTGGAGTACCGCCGCAAGCAACTGCTGCAACTTCAGAGCGCTGTGGTGGACATCGAGGATCTCAGCAGCGGCCTGAGCCTGACCGACCTGACGCTGAACGACTTCCGGGTGGATCTGACCACCTACCTGGCCGGGCATCCGGGGGAGGCCGAGCGCTTCGACGCGTTGCCACCGGCCGTCTTCGCTCCGGTGTTCGCGGACGCGCAGATTCCGTCTGGCACCCTGTTCTGCTTGAAGGCGGTGACCGAGCGGTCCCTGAAGGCGGCGCGCGACTATCCCCTCTCGCCGCACTACCTGATTCACGTGGGGGAAGATGGCGCGGCCCTGCTGCCCCCCACGCAGGCCAAGCACGCGCTGGACCGGCTAAGGAAGCTCTGCGCCGGGCAGGAACGTGACCCGGAGGCCGAGCGGCAGTTTGACCGCCTGACCAGGGGGGGAGAGCGCATGGAGGTCCTTCAGAAGCAGCTCAGTGCCGCCCTGACCGCCATCACGGGCAAGGCCGAGGAACGCGCCGCCGCCAGCCTCTTCAGCCTGGGCGGGACGCAGACGGGCAAGGGGAGCGCGGCGGGCCTGAAGGACTTCGAGGTGGTGGCCTACCTCGCCATCCTGCCCGCTTCGGGGGGCAAGGCTTGA